One part of the Peromyscus leucopus breed LL Stock chromosome 19, UCI_PerLeu_2.1, whole genome shotgun sequence genome encodes these proteins:
- the Skor2 gene encoding SKI family transcriptional corepressor 2, translated as MASSPLPGPNDILLASPSSAFQADALSQPRPGHANLKPNQVGQVILYGIPIVSLVIDGQERLCLAQISNTLLKNFSYNEIHNRRVALGITCVQCTPVQLEILRRAGAMPISSRRCGMITKREAERLCKSFLGENRPPKLPDNFAFDVSHECAWGCRGSFIPARYNSSRAKCIKCSYCNMYFSPNKFIFHSHRTPDAKYTQPDAANFNSWRRHLKLTDKSPQDELVFAWEDVKAMFNGGSRKRALPQPSAHPACHPLSSVKAAAVAAAAAVAGGGGLLGPHLLGAPPPPPPPPPLAELAGAPHAHHKRPRFDDDDDSLQEAAVVAAASLSAAAASLSVAAATGGAGPGAGGAGGGCVTGVGVGASAGAGAAAGTKGPRSYPVIPVPSKGSFGGVLQKFPGCGGLFPHPYTFPAAAAAFGLCHKKEDAGAAAEALGGAGAGSTGAAPKAGLSGLFWPAGRKDAFYPPFCMFWPPRTPGGLPVPTYLQPPPQPPSALGCALGDSPTLLRQAFLDLAEPGSVGGSAETAPPPGQPPPVVANGPGSGPPAAGGAGARDALFESPPGGSGGDCSAGSTPPAEPGVTSGTGTASSGAGPAGTRVPAPHHPHLLEGRKAGSGSYHHSSAFRPVGGKDDAESLAKLHGASAGAPHSAPAHHHHHHHHPHHHHHHPPQPPSPLLLLPPQPDEPGSERHHPAPPPPPPPPPLAPQPHHRGLLSPEGTSCSYPSEDSSEDEEDEEEEQEVDVEGHKPLEGEEEEDGRDLEDEEEEDEETGVLLGDSLVGGGRFLQSRGLTEKGSGRDRTTPATGAFPLALNSSRLLQEDGKLGDPGGSDLPAPPPPPLAPQKASGGGGSRPGSPVHHPSLEEEPTYKDNQKPKENNQVIISTKDDSFSDKSKEHSFFITDADASGDFWRERSGEHTQETNSPHSLKKDVENMGKEELQKVLFEQIDLRRRLEQEFQVLKGNTSFPVFNNFQDQMKRELAYREEMVQQLQIIPYAASLIRKEKLGAHLSKS; from the exons ATGGCTTCCAGCCCACTGCCGGGGCCCAACGACATCCTGCTTGCATCGCCCTCGAGCGCCTTCCAGGCGGACGCACTGAGCCAGCCACGGCCGGGCCACGCCAACCTCAAACCCAACCAGGTGGGCCAGGTGATCCTCTATGGCATCCCCATCGTGTCCTTGGTGATCGACGGGCAGGAACGCCTGTGCCTGGCGCAGATCTCCAACACCCTTCTCAAGAACTTCAGCTACAACGAGATCCACAACCGCCGCGTGGCGCTGGGCATCACGTGCGTGCAGTGTACGCCTGTCCAACTGGAGATCCTGCGGCGCGCTGGGGCCATGCCCATCTCTTCGAGGCGCTGCGGCATGATCACCAAGCGCGAGGCCGAGCGCCTTTGTAAGTCATTCCTAGGCGAAAACCGGCCGCCCAAGCTGCCGGACAACTTCGCCTTCGACGTGTCCCACGAGTGCGCCTGGGGCTGCCGCGGCAGCTTCATCCCAGCGCGCTACAACAGCTCTCGCGCCAAGTGCATCAAATGCAGCTACTGCAACATGTACTTCTCACCCAACAAGTTTATTTTCCACTCCCACCGCACCCCGGACGCCAAGTACACGCAGCCAGACGCCGCCAACTTCAATTCCTGGCGCCGCCATCTCAAGCTCACAGACAAGAGCCCTCAAGACGAGCTAGTCTTCGCCTGGGAGGACGTCAAGGCCATGTTCAACGGCGGCAGCCGCAAGCGAGCGCTGCCTCAGCCCAGCGCGCACCCGGCCTGTCACCCGCTCAGTTCCGTCAAGGCAGCTGCGGTGGCGGCCGCGGCCGCGGTGGCCGGGGGCGGGGGCCTGCTGGGCCCGCACCTGCTGGGCGCGCCACCCcctccgccgccaccaccacccttggCTGAGCTGGCGGGCGCACCGCACGCCCATCACAAGCGGCCGCGCTTCGACGACGACGACGATTCCCTACAGGAGGCAGCCGTGGTGGCTGCAGCCAGCCTTTCCGCAGCCGCCGCCAGCCTCTCGGTGGCGGCGGCCACAGGCGGGGCCGGGCCGGGTGCaggtggtgctgggggtggatgCGTGACCGGCGTGGGCGTGGGCGCCAGTGCGGGGGCTGGTGCGGCAGCTGGCACCAAAGGCCCACGCAGCTACCCAGTCATCCCAGTGCCCAGCAAGGGCTCCTTTGGGGGCGTGCTGCAGAAGTTCCCGGGCTGCGGGGGCCTCTTCCCGCATCCTTACACCTTCCCGGCCGCGGCCGCCGCCTTTGGCTTGTGCCACAAGAAGGAGGACGCGGGCGCAGCGGCCGAGGCCCTGGGGGGAGCGGGCGCCGGGAGCACAGGTGCGGCGCCCAAGGCCGGTCTGTCGGGTCTCTTCTGGCCCGCGGGCCGCAAGGACGCCTTCTATCCGCCTTTCTGCATGTTCTGGCCACCGCGGACCCCCGGCGGGCTGCCTGTACCCACCTACCTACAGCCCCCTCCGCAGCCGCCGTCTGCGCTTGGCTGCGCGCTGGGTGACAGCCCGACCCTGCTGCGCCAGGCCTTCCTGGACCTGGCCGAGCCGGGTAGCGTGGGTGGCAGCGCGGAGACAGCGCCTCCGCCGGGCCAGCCTCCCCCCGTGGTGGCCAATGGCCCTGGCTCCGGTCCTCCCGCTGCTGGGGGCGCGGGAGCACGAGATGCGCTCTTCGAGTCGCCCCCGGGCGGCAGCGGCGGGGACTGCAGCGCCGGGTCCACGCCACCCGCAGAGCCGGGAGTGACGTCCGGGACCGGGACTGCGTCCTCCGGAGCTGGTCCTGCGGGCACTCGTGTGCCGGCGCCCCATCACCCGCACCTCTTGGAAGGGCGCAAGGCGGGCAGCGGCAGCTACCACCATTCCAGCGCTTTCCGGCCCGTGGGCGGCAAGGACGACGCCGAGAGCCTGGCCAAGCTGCACGGGGCGTCGGCGGGCGCGCCCCACTCTGCCCCAgcgcaccatcaccaccaccaccaccacccacaccaccaccatcaccaccctccGCAGCCGCCGtcgccactgctgctgctgccgccacagCCCGATGAGCCTGGGTCCGagcgccaccacccagccccgccgcccccgccgccgccgcccccgctgGCCCCACAGCCGCACCACCGAGGCCTTCTGTCCCCCGAGGGCACCAGCTGCAGCTACCCCAGCGAGGACAGCTCGGAAgacgaggaggacgaggaggaagaGCAAGAGGTGGACGTGGAGGGCCACAAGCCACTCGAAGGCGAGGAAGAGGAGGACGGTCGAGACCTCGAAGacgaagaggaagaagatgaggagacCGGGGTCCTTCTCGGTGACTCCCTGGTTGGCGGTGGCCGGTTCCTCCAAAGCCGAGGGCTGACGGAGAAGGGGAGCGGCCGGGACCGCACGACGCCCGCCACGGGCGCTTTCCCTCTTGCGCTGAACTCCTCCAGGCTGCTACAGGAGGATGGGAAGCTGGGGGACCCCGGAGGCTCGGACCTGCcggcgcccccacccccacccctggctccCCAGAAAGCAAGCGGCGGTGGAGGCAGCAGGCCAGGCAGCCCTGTCCACCATCCATCACTGGAGGAGGAGCCCACATACAAAGAT AATCAGAAACCCAAGGAAAACAACCAAGTTATTATATCTACAAAGGATGACAGCTTCTCAG ATAAGAGCAAGGAACACAGCTTTTTCATCACAGACGCTGATGCTTCTGGAGACTTTTGGAGAGAAAGATCAG gtgaacacacacaagaaaccaaTTCACCTCATTCGCTCAAAAAGGATGTAGAAAATATGGGGAAAG AAGAACTTCAGAAGGTTTTATTTGAGCAAATAGACTTACGGAGGCGACTGGAGCAAGAATTCCAAGTGTTAAAAGGAAATACATCCTTCCCGGTGTTCA atAACTTTCAGGATCAGATGAAAAGGGAACTGGCTTACCGAGAAGAAATGGTGCAGCAGTTACAAATC